Genomic window (Bacillus vallismortis):
ATCGCTCGTCAGTTCATAAATGTGCAGTTCCGTTTTCTTTTTCCACTTCTTATGTGTTAAGTATGACCACAAACTTTCGAGTTCAACATCATCATACCCGAGAATCTTAAACTCTTCCAGTTTGCTGTAAAGAAACGGCCTGACGTGGTCTTTATATAGATCGGCGGGATGCTTCTCCATGAATTCCACGCTCCTTTTTTATTGTTTTTCAAGAAGACTTGTCATGCTTGGACGATATATACGCATATCTTTATTGTATATGATTACAGGCAGTTTGAGAAGGCAGGGGGTAAAAATGGCGAAACAGACGTTTTTAAGGGGCACTCTTATCCTGATCGCAGCAGGAATGGTTACAAGAATGCTCGGGTTTGTCAACCGGGTGGTTATCGCCCGTGTTATCGGTGAAGAAGGAGTCGGGCTTTACATGATGGCGGCGCCTACCTTCTTCTTGGCCACTACATTAACTCAATTCGGTCTGCCGGTCGCAATCAGCAAGCTTGTCGCTGAAGCAAGCGCGCGCGGGGATCATCAAAAAACAAAAAATATTTTAGTCATGTCTCTGACCATCACAGGAGTGCTCAGCCTGATCTTTACACCGCTGTTTCTGTTTTTCGCTCCGGTTATGGCGGAAACGATGCTGACAGATAAGAGAACACTGTATCCGCTCCTGGCCATTACGCCGGTTGTGCCGATTATTGCCATATCGAGTGTGCTGAGGGGATACTTTCAAGGAAAACAGAATATGAACCCGCTTGCCGTGTCACAAGTTCTTGAACAGGTCGTCCGCATTTCACTTGTCGCTGTATGCACGACGATTTTTCTCCCTTACGGAATTGAATATGCCGCAGCGGGAGCAATGATATCCTCCGTCGCAGGTGAACTGGCGTCACTTCTTTATTTGTTCATTTGCTTTAAGTATAAAAAGACAATTAAAATCAGAAAGCATTTTTTCCAGTCAATTAAAAACGGAACACAAACCTTTACCCAATTAATGAGCGTGTCCCTTCCAACGACCGGAAGCCGGTTTATCGGCAACCTCTCTTGGTTCTTCGAGCCGATTGTCGTCGCTCAAAGTCTTGCCATCGCCGGTGTGGCAACAGTTGCCGCCACGAAGCAATACGGGGAACTGACCGGCTTTGCCATGACGCTGCTGACCCTGCCCAGCTTTATTACATATTCTTTGTCGACTGCACTTGTTCCTGCGATCAGTGAAGGAATGGAGCAGAAAAAACTGCAGGTGGTGGAATACCGGCTGGAACAGGCTATGCGTCTATGCCTGCTCAGCGGAGGCATTGCGGTTGTCATTTTATATGTTTTTGCGGATGAGCTGATGAGGGTGATGTATGGTTCCTCAGGCGCAGCTGTATTTATAAAAGTCATGGCCCCGTTTTTTCTGCTTTATTATTTCCAGGGCCCTCTTCAAGCTGTGCTGCAGGCGCTTAATTTAGCGGGTGCTGCGATGATGAACAGCTTAATCGGAGCACTTGTCAAAACAGGCCTAATTTTCGTCCTTGCCACCAGACCGTCTCTCGGCATCATGGGCGCGGCATTAGCGATCGTAACAGGCATGGTGCTCGTTACGCTTTTGCACGCGGCAACAGTCAGTAAGGTGCTGCCGATCAGTATCAAAATCAAGGAGTATGCACTCAGTTTCGCTGTGATTGCGATATGCGGATTCATCAGCTCCGCCATCAAACAATATGTCACCTTTGGAGCGTCCGAGGTTG
Coding sequences:
- the comN gene encoding post-transcriptional regulator ComN, producing the protein MEKHPADLYKDHVRPFLYSKLEEFKILGYDDVELESLWSYLTHKKWKKKTELHIYELTSDILSVKIGEFMNYATVESFKTSNWLGSEEGQEALEELLR
- the spoVB gene encoding stage V sporulation protein B → MAKQTFLRGTLILIAAGMVTRMLGFVNRVVIARVIGEEGVGLYMMAAPTFFLATTLTQFGLPVAISKLVAEASARGDHQKTKNILVMSLTITGVLSLIFTPLFLFFAPVMAETMLTDKRTLYPLLAITPVVPIIAISSVLRGYFQGKQNMNPLAVSQVLEQVVRISLVAVCTTIFLPYGIEYAAAGAMISSVAGELASLLYLFICFKYKKTIKIRKHFFQSIKNGTQTFTQLMSVSLPTTGSRFIGNLSWFFEPIVVAQSLAIAGVATVAATKQYGELTGFAMTLLTLPSFITYSLSTALVPAISEGMEQKKLQVVEYRLEQAMRLCLLSGGIAVVILYVFADELMRVMYGSSGAAVFIKVMAPFFLLYYFQGPLQAVLQALNLAGAAMMNSLIGALVKTGLIFVLATRPSLGIMGAALAIVTGMVLVTLLHAATVSKVLPISIKIKEYALSFAVIAICGFISSAIKQYVTFGASEVVNVAGWIATSAAVYIILLLVFRLIKKDELRRIPIIGRLIVR